The sequence TTTTtcaaatacagtaaacctcaaTATCTACCTCTCGAGATTTCTAGCAACATTTTCAGCGCATTCGTTTCTGTGACGATCAACTTGGCGTGTTCATGAGCTCTGCCGAACGGAACGCGCACGTCGTCATCGAGAGTTAACGTCTGTAACATTAGACAAACTTCTTTAACGATGTCTCCATCGCGAGCGCGATATTCGCTCAGAACAGTCATCAACGATTGGATGATGTGCTGCCCGACGAAACCTTGTCGATTCTCCTCGTGCATCGTGCATGTTTTACGAATAAACGCGATCACGTTCAAAACGATTTCGCGATCGTCCATTCGACTGTCGAGAAGCTTCGCGAAAAATATCACGCCCTGCCCGTCGATCAGGTCCGGTTGACCGTTAAGCAGCGAATTCAGAGTCCGCAAACAAACGACTATCGACTCATCGTTTCGCGCATCGTAGAATTTTTTACAGCAATCGAATAAAACGTCGTAGGCTTTATTGGCTCCGGCTAAACACCGATGCGGTAGATCGATATCGCATTCAGTTTCGATCAGGGAACACGAACGTTTGATTTGAATCTCGTCGTCAACGTCGAGACCTTGTTTCAGTTGTTCGATCGCTTCGATGACCGGTTGTTTAGTTTCAGCTCCGTCCCCGCAACCTCGGATCTGTGTCGCATCTTGTACAATGTTATCTAATCTCACTCCCTGCAACAAATCAAATGCATAACCgcatttttagaaaatctatttgaatatttttggcGTAAATGTATGATTTTACGAGAAAGTTTAAAATAAGCTGAACAAGCATTGCctttcagggtggccactttccctTTCCACCTATTTACAAATCCTGATTTCTCGGTTAGTTCCGCGAGTGAacgaatcagagaaatttctaggtttaaaagtTACATTCATTTTTCcattgaatcacgtattgattTTTCCTGAGTTCCCGAGGCGACCTACCTACCTGTGactgaaattgtttgactgcATCGTTCAATGCTCCAGCCGCATCCATTTCAAACTCTTCCATATTTTCGCGCACGGCTGCGTCGAATGTTTCTTGCGTTATTCGTTTACTCATCTATAGAAAACAAATCACACAGACAGGTAATCACGACATCATAGACATAATCGGATCTATTATTGTCATGTCAGATTCAGACATTGAACTGAAAATGTCCAGTTAACAGGTTAATAAATACTAACCTTTTCACTGAATAGCTAGGACTACCTAGCTATTTACTATTGACTTTTGgggaaaaaacaaaacaatgcCCGTTGCGAAATAACCTTAAATAAAGGAGTTGAATTTCTAAGAAATTACGGTTTCCAGTGCATTCCATGGGCTGGCGACGAccttgaaattgatttttaacCTAAAACCTGGTAGCAGCACTGCACGGTCACCTATCGgcatttctgtgaactaatatTGCGGGCTGGTTGGACGGGCCGGTGTAGTTTGTTGTAGTAGATAGAGTCTAGCGTCAACACCAGCTAACTTGAAAACTCAGTCgattcgaacctgggacaACCGTGTTTATCTTTCTGGTTTTTACTCAGAACTAGCAGTCTCGGTTCAAACCTGggactagactggttgcctgtcccattcaatataggcctttttatgaaccagcaaaatcgaaatagattAGCTATTTAGATAATATAGCCGATTAGTGTCAATTAGCATAACCGGGtatgttggttgataaaaacgccaggtagaaattattcaattatggaCTACTCAGCAGCGACTTCTACCGAGAACACCATATCCGGTTTAGATAATCGGCATACTTGCTCGCCGAGCAAGTATGCTGAGTATGCTAATCGATTATGATAAccaatgttcataaaaatgacggattatgacataatccatgctcataaaaacgttttgcatACTCGAATATACTAATCGAGTGTTCCCAAGGCCTCAAGaattgaagatagagaccggtaaccagtctaacctGGGACATCCCATACTACTATACTGTCCTTTTCCTTATTTTACCTTCTTGGACCGCTCAATCCGCGTTTTACTCACCGAATCAAAATGGCTTCTAGTGGGCAAGAAGAAGAAGACACTGCAGTCGGATTTCTGTATAAAACCATGCGTAAGAGCTGAATTATTGCTCCAAACACATTGCATCTCAATGAACAGTAATTAATTGATAGTTTATGATTATTCTCCCATTAATGACTCGATCTGATCTACCTCTCGTAGAGCGGTTTATATACCCGTAGCCTAGTCTGTCAGTTTACCGCTCAGTGGTAACTCAACACAACTGCAACGTCGGAGTTGTTGTTTATTATTCATTTCGATTCAGGAGAAAGAGATCCGAGTAAACGTCGTGTTAAACCAGTAGCGAAACATTTACAACAAGTTGATTTTGGAGGTCTAGAAGACAGCGATAATGATAGTGATTTCGAAGTTGATGAAGAAGGTAATGCTGAATCTATCCATAAAATGCTcttgacttattaattgaattgttgAACTCTAATCTAAATGTTTGGTCAATTTTTAATAAGGTTTctgattttttatcattttatgaaTACATTGATTGTTAATTCAATTGGTAGAAAATGATTGCGTAAACATCggtttttttgtaattttcagaGGAAGATGAAACGGTAGCAGATGTTGTTCCGAGAAAATCTCACATATcaaaaaatgacgatgataACGAAGATGAGGAGATGATGGAAGTTGATTCAGATGCTGATGACGAGGAGGGAGAGGATGATGAGGAGGGAGAGGATGGGGATGAGGTCGAAAATGACAATAATGaacaaaaatctgaaaatatgtCATCAGGTAAGAGTTTGATTCCAGATTCAAATTCGACCGATGACTTTTACTCATCTTCatgatttatgataatttgaaATCAGGAAATGccagtgatgatgatgatgacagtgatctcgatgatgataatgatgatgattcgGATGAAGATGAAAGCGACGATGATTCGGACGAAACATCGGAAGGTTTATCGTTAGCGGCCGCGTTAGAGAACGCCGAGGATAGCGAGAATGATCTCGATTACGTTCCTCCGACGAAAAAGAATAAAACCTCCACATCTTCGACGAACGATAAGAAGAAAAAAGACGGCGGAACGACGACGGAGGGCGGCAGAAAAATCAAACCAACAGAACGAGCTGAGTTTATATCCGATAACAGACCTCGACGTGAAGAGATAAAGGTTAGCGGTGTTCCCTCATTCAGATGACCGCTTAGTTTGATGGTTATAGCTGATAGCTTGTTTCATCTGTAAAATCACTAAGAAAATATtctcatcatcaaaattaaaatcatcaattcttATATCCTAGTTTGCTATAACACAAAAGGTTTTCTATTTCGGAGAAAATGTGCATCGACATGTCCAAAAACATCTGACTTATAATGCATGGTTTACTGTATAACTGTTATTTGTGCAATATTGTGTCTATGGTTGTAGATCTCTGGTGAAGTGTCACTTACCGATGGAATCCGCGGTAAGAAGTTACGTATACTGGTATGTTCGGTATGTTTAGGTGATATCAGCGCTGAAAGTGACGAGATCGTTGAGTGTGACAGCTGTGGCGTATCCGTACACGAGGGTTGTTATGGTATCAGCGATAGCCAATCGGTAGCGAGTACTGTATCGTCGGCTAGTACTGAACCGTGGTTCTGCGATGCTTGTAAAGCTGGAATTCGAAACCCAGTAAGTATATTATCACGATATCTGTCTGCATTCCTGTATTCATTCAATGCAAAAGTTCTACAGTGACATCACTGCAGACCAACAAATGTCGGACCAATAATGATGGATCTAttgaaaattccaaaaatgtattttagcGCTAATCCTGTTTAGAATACATAAATGTATGTGGATGCCTcttgatttagaaaattttaaaaattttcatggGGCAGGGCCCCATACCCTACAAGGGGCTCTGCGTCTACGGCGCTCGCCTTTGAGGAAACCCAATGTATGCCATTTTTTCCTGATGTCTGACCGATGATAGAAAAATGAAGCATACGTCACTGTATGATTCTTTTTCGTTACAGCATTGCGAACTCTGTCCAAATTTCGGCGGAATTTTCAAAGAAACTG is a genomic window of Tubulanus polymorphus chromosome 5, tnTubPoly1.2, whole genome shotgun sequence containing:
- the LOC141905598 gene encoding armadillo repeat-containing protein 6-like, producing MSKRITQETFDAAVRENMEEFEMDAAGALNDAVKQFQSQGVRLDNIVQDATQIRGCGDGAETKQPVIEAIEQLKQGLDVDDEIQIKRSCSLIETECDIDLPHRCLAGANKAYDVLFDCCKKFYDARNDESIVVCLRTLNSLLNGQPDLIDGQGVIFFAKLLDSRMDDREIVLNVIAFIRKTCTMHEENRQGFVGQHIIQSLMTVLSEYRARDGDIVKEVCLMLQTLTLDDDVRVPFGRAHEHAKLIVTETNALKMLLEISRDYSSNNAVQGELFKTLGKLSVRNEFCQEIMDLGGIEFVLKALENNLNSQSIVHQIMCLLKALAGNDNVKVAIVKRDGFALILTALTKHMAHAAICEMCCICIAVIILRQPDLCHRFFAEGGPSLVLQAMKVHRTSVPVQKQGCMAIRNLVSRTKEYINPLLELGAEEIIRWSYTQHTACKDEAKAALRDLGCNVELKELWTGEKTKMSR